One Rhizobiales bacterium GAS188 DNA window includes the following coding sequences:
- a CDS encoding Recombination protein MgsA, producing the protein MTDLFAAAGLDKSGTRPLADRLRPMSLAEIAGQEHLTGTDGVLTRLIAAGSLGSLIFWGPPGTGKTTVARLLAGETKLEFQQISAIFSGVADLKKAFDAARARVTQGKGTLLFVDEIHRFNRAQQDSFLPVMEDGTITLVGATTENPSFALNAALLSRARVLVFKALDGEAIEKLLARAEAHEGKALPLDAAARASLIRMADGDGRSALTLAEEAWRAAKPGETFDAETIQEVLQRRAPVYDKDRDGHYNLISALHKSVRGSDPDAALYWFCRMLDGGEDPRYLARRIVRMAVEDIGLADPHALVHARAATEAYEQQGSPEGELALANAVIYLACAPKSNAAYVAYAAAMQAAKQNGSAPPPKHILNAPTKLMKQEGYGKGYAYDHDAPDAFSGQDYFPETMERLSFYRPTERGVEARIKARLEEWTRLRRERE; encoded by the coding sequence GTGACCGACCTGTTCGCCGCAGCCGGGCTCGACAAGAGCGGCACGCGCCCGCTCGCCGACCGGCTGCGCCCCATGTCGCTTGCCGAGATCGCCGGCCAGGAGCATCTCACCGGCACGGACGGCGTGCTGACGCGGCTGATCGCTGCGGGATCGCTCGGCTCGCTGATCTTCTGGGGGCCGCCCGGCACCGGCAAGACCACGGTGGCGCGCCTGCTGGCCGGCGAGACCAAGCTCGAATTCCAGCAGATTTCGGCCATCTTCTCGGGCGTCGCCGATTTGAAGAAGGCATTCGATGCGGCGCGCGCCCGCGTGACGCAAGGCAAAGGCACCTTGCTCTTCGTCGACGAGATCCATCGCTTCAACCGGGCCCAGCAGGACAGCTTCCTGCCCGTCATGGAGGACGGCACGATCACGCTGGTCGGCGCGACCACCGAGAATCCCTCTTTCGCGCTCAATGCCGCGCTTCTGTCGCGCGCCCGGGTGCTGGTCTTCAAGGCGCTGGACGGCGAAGCGATCGAGAAGCTCCTGGCGCGCGCCGAGGCGCATGAGGGCAAGGCGCTGCCGCTCGACGCCGCGGCGCGGGCCTCGCTGATCCGCATGGCCGACGGCGACGGGCGGTCGGCGCTGACTCTGGCCGAGGAAGCCTGGCGCGCCGCCAAGCCCGGCGAGACATTCGACGCCGAGACGATCCAGGAGGTCCTGCAGCGCCGCGCGCCGGTCTACGACAAGGACCGCGACGGCCATTACAATCTCATCAGTGCCTTACACAAATCGGTGCGCGGCTCCGATCCCGACGCTGCGCTCTATTGGTTCTGCCGCATGCTCGATGGCGGCGAGGATCCGCGCTACCTGGCGCGCCGCATCGTGCGCATGGCGGTCGAGGATATCGGCCTCGCCGATCCCCATGCGCTGGTGCATGCGCGCGCGGCGACCGAGGCCTATGAGCAGCAAGGATCGCCGGAGGGCGAGCTCGCGCTCGCCAATGCGGTGATCTATCTCGCCTGCGCCCCGAAATCGAACGCGGCCTATGTCGCCTATGCGGCGGCCATGCAGGCCGCCAAACAGAACGGCTCCGCGCCGCCGCCCAAGCACATCCTCAACGCCCCGACCAAGCTGATGAAGCAGGAAGGCTATGGCAAGGGCTATGCCTATGACCATGATGCCCCCGACGCCTTCTCCGGCCAGGATTATTTCCCCGAGACCATGGAGCGCCTGAGCTTCTACCGGCCGACCGAGCGCGGCGTCGAAGCCCGCATCAAGGCGAGGCTCGAGGAATGGACGCGGCTGAGGCGCGAGCGGGAATGA
- a CDS encoding Uncharacterized conserved protein YkwD, contains CAP (CSP/antigen 5/PR1) domain, which translates to MDAAEARAGMRSTPRTGEGGGRGWKLAATGLLLAVIAAGASGCAGLTGASRPVATRLVLASTAADARSAAALISRYRVANGKNAVSPDARLAEAAEVQARAVAAAGSLSHGDFASRMASFGIHGISAENLTAGRASIGDAIASWKASPGHNENLLLAGIHRIGVARIDTPGMGYGEYWALVLSQ; encoded by the coding sequence ATGGACGCGGCTGAGGCGCGAGCGGGAATGAGATCAACGCCCAGGACAGGCGAGGGCGGCGGGCGAGGCTGGAAACTCGCCGCGACCGGATTGCTGCTGGCGGTAATCGCGGCCGGCGCGAGCGGCTGCGCCGGCCTGACGGGTGCGTCGCGCCCCGTCGCCACGAGACTGGTGCTGGCCTCGACCGCAGCCGATGCAAGGAGTGCGGCTGCCCTGATCTCGCGCTACCGCGTCGCCAATGGCAAGAACGCCGTCTCTCCCGATGCCAGGCTCGCCGAGGCCGCGGAAGTCCAGGCACGCGCGGTCGCTGCCGCTGGTAGCCTGTCGCATGGCGATTTTGCGAGCCGCATGGCGTCCTTCGGCATTCACGGCATCTCTGCCGAGAATCTCACCGCCGGCCGGGCATCGATCGGCGATGCCATAGCGAGCTGGAAGGCCTCGCCCGGCCATAACGAGAATCTGCTGCTTGCCGGCATCCATCGCATCGGCGTCGCCAGGATCGACACGCCCGGCATGGGCTATGGCGAGTATTGGGCCCTGGTGCTGTCGCAATAG
- a CDS encoding protein-L-isoaspartate(D-aspartate) O-methyltransferase codes for MLDFADARRRMVDNQIRTADVTHRPLLSVLEELPREAFLPEPAKPFAYSDQHLETGRIEATGELRYSLAPVLLARMVQAVEPVPGCKVLHIACGTGYGSAVFANLGAQVVAVDEDPKIIASARAALAAAGVTTVTALAAPLAEGAKSQAPFDVIFIEGAYQQEPASLTTQLAEGGRLIGVNGLGRAGQVMLQVKSAGVITGRSVFDASAPLLAAFAKAPAFAF; via the coding sequence ATGCTCGATTTCGCCGATGCCCGCCGTCGCATGGTCGACAACCAGATCCGCACGGCCGATGTCACGCATCGCCCGCTGCTCTCCGTGCTGGAGGAGCTGCCGCGCGAGGCCTTCCTGCCCGAGCCCGCCAAGCCCTTCGCCTATAGCGATCAGCATCTCGAAACCGGCCGGATCGAGGCGACGGGCGAGCTGCGCTATTCGCTCGCCCCCGTCCTGCTGGCGCGCATGGTGCAGGCCGTCGAGCCGGTCCCCGGCTGCAAGGTGCTGCATATCGCCTGCGGCACCGGCTATGGCAGCGCGGTCTTCGCGAATCTCGGCGCTCAAGTGGTGGCGGTGGACGAAGACCCCAAGATCATCGCTTCGGCTCGAGCCGCGCTCGCCGCGGCCGGTGTGACTACGGTGACAGCGCTCGCCGCTCCGCTCGCCGAAGGGGCAAAGTCGCAGGCCCCCTTCGATGTAATCTTCATCGAAGGGGCCTATCAGCAGGAGCCCGCGAGCCTGACCACCCAGCTGGCCGAGGGCGGCCGCCTGATCGGGGTCAACGGCCTGGGACGGGCCGGGCAGGTCATGCTGCAGGTGAAATCCGCAGGCGTGATCACGGGCCGCTCGGTGTTCGACGCCTCAGCGCCTTTGCTCGCCGCCTTCGCCAAGGCGCC